Sequence from the Marinilabiliales bacterium genome:
ATGCTGCCTGACACGGAACTTGCTCCGGGCGAATCATGGGTAATTGCGAGTGTATCAAGCTGGCGCCTGGGAATGGAAAAAATAGACCCATTCGAGTACCGCTGGCGCGCCACAAGGATAGATTATTACGACATCTCCGATTACCAGATGCACTACCCCGAACCACCTTCAACTCCGCCTGTAAAGGACAGCGTAGATCCCAAGTACCGCGTATTGGAGGTATGGAACGGCCGTGACTGCTGGTACCTGAGGCATCACTTCATAAATGGCGACGGCGAGAAGGATTCTGTCGTTATCGACCAGGTGGGCGGTGTATTTGACCAGGAGAACGGGACAAACTTCGACAGGTCGTATTCTGTTGCCGGTATTGCCGGTGCAACCAACTCGCACAAGCTTATCCGCAAGGCGACCGTCACAACAGGCAACCTCAATTTCAATATCGGCAGGGGGGTTGACCTTGAAGATTCGGAATGGATGCCTATCCCGAACAAAGGATCGAGGCACCATTCAATGTGGCACATCGGCAACCACGGGTCCTTTGTGTTTGATGAGGATGCTTTTGTAAGTGAAACTGCTGATATGGACTTCGACAACGGTGTAATTACGGTGGACTGGGGTGTACAGAGGGATGACTCGCTGGTTTTCCAGTTTGAGAAGGTCCCCGGCCTGGCCTGGTACTACCGCTATGTGCCCAATCATGCCGACTCGGCATACCTCTCTGCACGTACCGGCGATACTCTGAGACTGATCATGCTGGGAGACGAAATGCAGATCAAGGAATTCCACATAGAGGTCCGTGAGCCTGGTGAGGATGCCAACATTGTCATCCCCAAGAAGTCGCCCAATTTCGCTACCGGCTGGTTCGGCAGCGGTTCGGCATATATTGATAATGCACGTTTCAGGGCAACCCATGGCCATGAGATGGATACCATCAAGCACCAGTACAACATACCCGGTATCGCCTTCGCCACAAGGGTTGACACCCTGTTCACCTATCTCGAGAAAGCGCCTGCTGCCGAATGGGAGATAGTATGGGTTGACGACACCGAAAGGGTTGACCTTAAGCACGGCGATATCCTTAGGGTAACGGCCGAGAACGGCGATGTGAAGGACTACTTCATCAAGATGGAGGATTACAGGCCCTCTGACAACGCATTTCTTGGGTCAATCACCTGGCCCGACATACCTGAGGAAGACCGCGGCATGTTTGGCTGGGTGGGTGACACCATACCCGGCTTCTCACCGACAGTTTATTCTTATAACCTTTTGGTGCCTGGCTATGTTGACGGGTTCCCGGCGCTTGTGGCCAAGCCCCAGAACAGCAATGCCAGGGTGGAGGTTACAAGGGCAGTCAGCTATGCAGGCCCGCGTGAGAACAGGACTGTCACTTTTAAAGTCACTGCCGAAAGCGACACCACCGTGAGGACTTACAGAGTCCTGCTTGAGAAGGAGCCGCTTCCCGAGCATGTCCAGCCCTACGAGGCAGAGCCGATCATCTCCGAATTCATATTCTGGGAGGCATGGACCAACGGATATGTTGAAATTGCAAACGTCGGGAACCAGCCTCTCGATCTGAGCGACTACATGCTTGTGAACAGGTATTCCGAGGGCCCGGCTACTGCAATTGAATGGGAACTTCCTTTCCATAACCGCTACCAGAAGTACATACCCGGTTATAAGTGGACGGCGGAGGTGGCCGACTGGGAAGTTGTGCCCCTGCTTGCAGAACCCGACCCGAATATCAACCCCATTGTCCTTCCGGGTGATGTGTTTACCATTGGAGAGACACATGCATGGTGGCATGCAAACGATGCTTTGGCCTGGCACGGAGTGGAATGGTGGGTACCCAAGGTACTGAATATCGATTTCGGTTTCAAGGAAATTGGCGGAGAGAGGGTGCCTGAGAACCCATGGGGAGAAAAGCCAATTAACCCGGAAACCAACGCCTGGGGAGAAAGTGCCGCAAGACAGTGGATGGGCGCGGACTTCTACCTGTTCAAGATCCTGAATGACTCTGTCAAGCTCGGAACTAAGCCGGCAACTGACCCGGCGGACTTCGAGGTGATCGATATGTTCGGAACAGGCGATGCGACTGATTATGCGCCGATTGGTGTTACGGCCGATATGATAAACAGCTTCGTGAGAAAGCCTGAGATTGAATTCGGTCAGCCCCTGCCTGGTGGTTCATTCGGCGATACACCCGAGGAATCAGAGTGGTTAATGTATGACAGGGCTTACTGGATCAGAGAGAATGCACCATGGCCCCTGGATATAATGAATATTGCGCTCGACTTTGGTCAGCACTCATTCATTCCGGCAACTTTCTACAAGTCAACCGTAACTTCAATTTCATATGTTGTAAGTCCCGGTTTCCAGGACGATGAGTGGATCAGGGGTATAACCACAGGCACTACAGTGTCGGAGTTCCTAGACAGGCTTACAAAGGCCGATCCGGATCAGACACTCTCGGTCGTTGCCGGTGGCGATACGCTTGCTTCCGACGATGTGTTTGCCGACGGCGATGCCCTTCATGTAATGTCGGCCGATTCAACCAACATCACCATCTATAACCTGATAGTTACAGCCGATGGACTTCGTTCAGATGCCGAGCTTACTTCCGAGGTTTACGATATCGAGATTGATGGAGCGACAGCCATTATAAGCGGCTTTGAAATGGGCACCCTGCTCAAAACCGTCCGCGAAGGAGTAGTTGTGCCTGACGGCGCAACGCTGACCATCGTTGATGAGAACGATGCATACGTACCTTTCAAACGTCTGAACTTTGACTCAGTC
This genomic interval carries:
- a CDS encoding T9SS C-terminal target domain-containing protein, which encodes MKLKLLLFSLFMACGLLSAQEAYRQLIITEARMNAQPMSIIEITNVGDQTVNLADFELGKVTPWTGRVGYESGEPLPPIEDWFNVPENERMMLPDTELAPGESWVIASVSSWRLGMEKIDPFEYRWRATRIDYYDISDYQMHYPEPPSTPPVKDSVDPKYRVLEVWNGRDCWYLRHHFINGDGEKDSVVIDQVGGVFDQENGTNFDRSYSVAGIAGATNSHKLIRKATVTTGNLNFNIGRGVDLEDSEWMPIPNKGSRHHSMWHIGNHGSFVFDEDAFVSETADMDFDNGVITVDWGVQRDDSLVFQFEKVPGLAWYYRYVPNHADSAYLSARTGDTLRLIMLGDEMQIKEFHIEVREPGEDANIVIPKKSPNFATGWFGSGSAYIDNARFRATHGHEMDTIKHQYNIPGIAFATRVDTLFTYLEKAPAAEWEIVWVDDTERVDLKHGDILRVTAENGDVKDYFIKMEDYRPSDNAFLGSITWPDIPEEDRGMFGWVGDTIPGFSPTVYSYNLLVPGYVDGFPALVAKPQNSNARVEVTRAVSYAGPRENRTVTFKVTAESDTTVRTYRVLLEKEPLPEHVQPYEAEPIISEFIFWEAWTNGYVEIANVGNQPLDLSDYMLVNRYSEGPATAIEWELPFHNRYQKYIPGYKWTAEVADWEVVPLLAEPDPNINPIVLPGDVFTIGETHAWWHANDALAWHGVEWWVPKVLNIDFGFKEIGGERVPENPWGEKPINPETNAWGESAARQWMGADFYLFKILNDSVKLGTKPATDPADFEVIDMFGTGDATDYAPIGVTADMINSFVRKPEIEFGQPLPGGSFGDTPEESEWLMYDRAYWIRENAPWPLDIMNIALDFGQHSFIPATFYKSTVTSISYVVSPGFQDDEWIRGITTGTTVSEFLDRLTKADPDQTLSVVAGGDTLASDDVFADGDALHVMSADSTNITIYNLIVTADGLRSDAELTSEVYDIEIDGATAIISGFEMGTLLKTVREGVVVPDGATLTIVDENDAYVPFKRLNFDSVYVDVKVTDRIFFDVVAEDGETKILYQLMPDSDPSDAFVYSEVYDVDQVIFTIDLVPTNTAVPALLNNLTPSIGATMQVVDKMGHERNIGTIYRDDRVFVTSQNEEVTNMYFLTLLGLSDDYLAYIVSDIYIVDQLNRTIYMEVDERPTVAEVLALIEIAPGSTIEVMDSERVEKTESELVYNEDVFRVTAANGLNVTEYTLSIVVLSVDDMLTEAVTLYPNPSTGIVYMDGIEPGSRIQVYNIVGVPVLNVVARNSTEVLSLENQPGGIYFVVVSNNNEITGRHKLILR